The region AAAATATGGACGCAATATTTTTTCATCGCATTGATGACACACTTTAATAACTCATTCTCTGCTGGACGTACGCCTGATGCAATttcaaaactatttaaatatttggtacaatttcaaaataatttgaaacaCTAGCGGTagtacatatttatgtattattattaatacataaACCACCCCTGAAATGAGGTATGAAGTAAAGATTATTTCAAAGTGCTTACACTAAACACCAGGTCCTGTAGCTCTTGGCTGCAGTGAGCGGCTTGCTGGCGGTCTATTGCCACACACTGTCACGccttctgttcttctgtcccTTTTTTCTGACTCAGGACATAATTTGGCATCTTACTGTAATTTGTATTTCTGTCCTGATATTGCAGCTTGTTCTTCCCCCCAGTTTGACTTGGcgtaagttaggtcagaataatgttcactgcgttcaactgaactgtgttctgggctataaatagctgtattgtaccttatcgaacctgtgttttgtatgtgttccaatgtgttccaatgaccatgaaatgcactttttgtacgtcgctttggatgaaagcgtctgctaaataaatgtaatgtaatgtaatgcaatgtcatCGGAGCAGCAACAGAGGGTCTGACCGTCAGGCGTCTGTTATGCACACTTTTATAGAGATAAATCCACAAGTCTAATAATAGGGTGCTGACCCACATTTGGAGGGGAAACCAGTTTTAGCACTGAGACCCATAATTACCTCTGCATGGTTGCTAACGATTCTTCTCGTGGTTGCCATTGACAGCTGTTGAAATACTGTAGTTGTTCGGCTCAGAGCTGGATATTTATTTGCTGTAATCTGAGAGGattttctgcagtgttttcagtcATGTTCTTGGTCTCTGGGTTATTGTCGCTAAGTGTAATTTGAGCCATTGGTCTTCGGCCCCTATGGTGAGCTCTATGGCGGTTGAACAGGAAGAGGAATCTTCTtccttcacctctctctcacgGCTGTTTCTCTTCACATTTTGACTTGCCTTCACTGTTTAATGCTCAAAATAGCTTTGGAGGCAGGCCAACTGTTGCAGTTCAGCCTTACCACATATGGAATTTACACACAGTGTATTGAAAGTAATGGCCAATTAATTTACTTGAGAGAAATACCAGTCCAGCACACCTTGCGATTAAAATCACACAGAGGCCTGAGAGGTGATatattatttcttgttttctgaAAGAATGACTTAAACTGGAATCCAGAAACCTAACAGTAGTCTGCCCAGGAataagtttaaaaatgtttgcaatgttTGTTCAGAATAAAAAAGGATGTTTATTCTGAACTGACTATGTTTTGGAAATGGGGTAGGGGAAAGATTATGTATGAAAATttgattttagatttgtgaACATCAGGAGaatggcaaaaatatttttaatggaaaattgaCAACACAAATTTAAAGGCAACTACAATACGCTTAAATCTAACCTCATAGCCTTTCTAAAGTTTGCTTTCAGTCAAAAGGCCTTGCTTTATTATAtcatgtacagtacatcagTATGATTTAGATACAGAGCTACCTGTGTCTAATAAATTAATTAGTTCAAGCAGTAAGCAAATGATCAGTGATTATATTCGACATGCACTTTGctgtaaaatgtttacattgacGTGACTGAAATTATTCCAGCACTGTACATGTACAGCAGTTGATTTCAGCTGGCACTTCAAAATATACATCTCAAATATACATCTAAATACGAGCCCCGGATGACCCAAAGGCACATAAGTACAATTCCTGCTTCTGCTGGATAGTTTTTTCAGTCTTTCGGCATGTCGCCGCTGTCTTCGTTGCTGGAGCTCTGCCTCTGTTCTTGGAGCTGCCCGTCCAGCTGCCTGAGCTGTTTCAGGAACCCCCAGTTCGGTATGATGCGTCTGCGACGCTTCACCTGTTCGATGGCCTCCACGAGGGTCATGTGATGGTAGATCATGAGGTAGGCCAGGAAGAGGGTCGCAGACCGACTCCTGCCCATGACACAGTGAACCAGCAGCTTGTCTGTAGAAAACGGGAAGGAGGATTGCACCAGCTCAGATGTCCTGAGGAcactttcacagacacagatttcAGTTCCtgactaaattcaattttgaatggagattctcCTTCCAGACGTCCAAAACTCgatttagtccaggactaagctCAATCTGTGTCCTTCAAACTGGCCCCTGGAGTTTTAACTTTTGTTGTTGACGTATTTCAGAGATGGTAAACGTCAGTGAGACTGACAATGGGGCCATATGTATTGAGGAAAAAAGTGTCTGAATTTATTGTTCATACAGCGCATGGAGATGTTATACATTTTAGACTTGTTTTGAattttcaaattgctttatACTCCCATCTTTGGCAGCTTTTGTGGTTTAATTAATACAAACgatccatttacacagccacTTAAGctttaaaaaacctttaaacCTTTTAAACCTTTAAAAGAAGGTTTGCcatggatttgaacctgcaatctCATGGCTACATATAatgtttccctccctcctccactcctcATCGTAGCTCACAGTTGCCTTTTAaaatgcgtttaaaaaaaaaaaaaggaacgtCCAGGACTGGACTCACTCTCCGGTCTGCTGAGGACGTCGTGGATGTATTCGGCCGCGGGGTAGAAGAACGGGCTGAGGTCGAAGGTGGGGACGTCGTCGGCCTCGACGCCGTAGTACTCGATGTTGACGTCCTGGTAGTAGGCGGGGCCCGTGTCCACGCTGTTCAGCGTTCCCTCCGCGGCGTTCAGCACGTGGGTCACGCCCATCGTCTGCAGCTGGAACCGTTTCCGCGCCGTCATCCTGCACCACAGGCTAATTACTGCCGGCGGATCATTTTCAGTAAGCGAGTAAATCCGCATTGCAGAAATtgcattggtttttttttttaatcctctgAACTACAAATGCGTTCTCACTCAGTAACTACAGCCgtattttagaaaatacaacCAGTTACGTAATTTAGttgactgaaataaataatgtttctttCGGTCCAGAAGCTGACCAAGGTGTGTCTAAATTTGGCAGGATTTGTGACAGATGTCAAAGGTTTGACTGTCTACTCCCAGTATTTTCCAAGTCTTCGCATTACAGCAGGACTACGGAAAAGACACcagctctcctctcctgctctgttaTTTTAAACCGGCAACCTTATGGTAACAACCCCCCCAACCTCTAACCCCTGCCCTACAAGCCCCCCCTCAAGAGGAACTCAAATATCCTATCCAACACAAAGAGTAACCAAATTgtaaccctgtttttttttttttttttttttatataagcCATATTCCCTGGCATTTGTCAGCCCAGGACAGTCCTGGCCTCCCCAGAGACCCTCTCACTTACTCGTCGCCGATGTAGACGTTGGGCCAGACCTCGTTGACGCGCGTGTACGCCACACCGCCGCGGCAGAGGAGCCTCTCCAGCTCGCACGCGCTCGGCGTCGAGTACgcgtcctcctcgtcctccgccATCGCCGTGGAAACGTTCCGCCTATCGGACGCCTTTGAGCTCTGTGAAGAAGCCATGTCCTCAGCGGTCAGTCGATCCGGGGGGCTTTCCATGACATTTCATTCCCGAAGGAACTCTCCTGGTGCGCTTCCCATGAggggaagtttaaaaaaaaaaggaaaaaaaaaaaaaaaatgattcgcTCACTCAAGATTTAGTGGCGTAACTTGGAAATGTCATCAGACGCAAGGTAGTTTCCGGTTGAGATTGCGTAATTTTAACTATGTATTGACAGAAATAAAGCTCCTGACATTCCAGTGATAAACCATAATTACTTCCTCATAATGCAGAATCCTCACTTCCTCCTGTTGATTAGCAGAGAGGAGCGGCGGTGCTGTGTGTGCCCCTGCTCTATAACAGGCATCAGATTTACAGGGTATTTTTAGGGCCTCTGTACCACGGACTTCTGACCTTAGCAAGGTGTCACCCGGGCAGCCCAGAAACTGTCACCGAGGcaacccacaaacacacccccacatgTTTATTTACACGTGTATAGTCTGAAGCCCCAAAGTGACTTCTACTGACTGTTctctatttatatatatatatatatatatatatatatatatatatatatatatatatatatatatatatatatatatatataaaaatacatatatatatatatagtatcaTGATAATGATGGCAGtttattcacacatgcacacacacacacacacacacacacatataaagcaACAGTTATCTCAATTTAAGTTTAAATATAACAGTAAATTTGAAAACAATTGGTTGATTTTGAGGAATATTAGCATCATAGTTTTGATCGATTTTGTTTGCGGCTATGGTCATCCTTCCTGATTGGGGTAGGGATTATTGACGGAATGAATTGGCCTTAACAAGAGCGCCACCAGTGGATGTTAAGCAGGCTGATAATATCAAAGGATCCACCGCCCTGTTTTACCAGAAGTATGACATCCTTTTCAACGTAAGCTTCCTCCTTCCACTGCCAAAGCCAGCACAGATTTTGGCCTCATCTGCTGGTAACACCCAGTTCCAAATCTAAGCTTCAGTTTGAACTGGATTCATGCAGCTGTGCGTCCAGTTGAAGAGCTGTGGGGATTGGTATATTGCTCAGTGGCTCAAGACTCGGCCGTCCTATGGACTGCACCACATGTCTCACCAAAGCGCAtatgacattaaaatatatactcCCATATTAAAATGGTTTTTCATGCCTGAATAAATATTGTAATCATTCCTTTTCCCCCTGTGCTCCCCTTGCCTGTGTTCCCACAGACAGTGTGCCCTGGTCGCTCTACAGGATGTGAAGTTGTACTTGAATGAAGAAGGAGGCCAAATCGCGGTAAGGCTCCATTCTCTTCCACATCCGCCGATATTCACATCCGCCAATATTCACATCCGCCACTGTCAAACCAGCTCCAGCTTCTGCCCCCAAGAACCCACAAGCGCTCACCCGCAGATCTGTGGTACACATACAGAAGTCAAACTGCAGCCAGAACAGCCCTGGAGTGTGGACTGTTTCTGTGCCTGGCGTAGGACTCCTCGCCTAAAGAGATTCCAGAGGTGGCCAGACTTGCCCTTGGCGATATTGTAACTGTatacttctccaacagcaatgaGAACACAATATTTAAAGTTAAATATTCATCATATATGTTAAATCTTctctgtatgtgtttattcGACTAAGGAcatcaaattcaaatattttttgatagCTTGTCACCTGATTCTTTTGTCACGATCATTAATCCACAGCCTATTTTTTTGCCCTTATATTTAtgaacatatttctttttttttttttttaaatctttcccTGTAATCTGTTTCACTCAGAAATCTAACTTTTCTGGTTTGCATGCCCACAACCAAATACATAGAGCACAAACTCTTCTAAAGCACCAGATAACTAAGACTTTGTTCTAATTTTTTTCTAAAGGAATAATCAGTTTTGCACCTTTGAAGTGCTTTAATTTCCTCTTTTGAGATGACCTGAGGAggctcttgtgtttgtttcttttcaggtGTTTGATGCTACAAACACGACAAGGGAGAGAAGAGACCTCATTCTGGACTTTGCAAAGGAGAACGCCTACAAGGTGTGCATCTATACACGTCTTCCACTCTTTCTTTTATAAATATCATGTGAAGCGGCTTAAAGTCAAATAAGTGCAACTTGCTGAAAGTTCTGCTATCTATCTCAGCGCCCTATATATGAAGCAAAATTTCAGTTTGTgcttattctttattttaaaaaataatatatcttTTGCAAACAGGAAGGACATTGAAGCTGATATATTTTGTACATGTCTGTCTATGGTGtccattttcagttttagaGCAGGAGTCAGGCTGGCTCTCTTAAATCCGGGTTCCTGGTTGCTTGTTCCATTCTTTTTCTAATACCCATCTGTGAAGTGGAAAAAAGTCATCCTTAACTGCTCGGGCCTTCTTCTTCAGGTCTTCTTCGTGGAGTCCGTGTGTGACGACCCAGAAGTCATTGCAGCCAACATTCTGGTAAGTTCTGATATACAGGGCCTACTGTACTTCAGCTGTCTCTCAGTCTAAGGGGTATTACTGAGCGATACGTGTGAGTGAACAACATTCACCTTCAGATAATGCTACTGCAGCTGTGCTTTCTGGAGCTCAGCTTTTACATTTCATAGCCCTTCGTGtccattttaaagtaaatatgGACAAAAATATATGGACAGGTAACAGAACAAGATTGTTTGAACATGATTGATACAATTTCACAATGCAAGATTTTGTCTCTGGTTAACAGTGGTgggtttctgttgtttttttatttgcagtggtGAAAGTCTTATAATGTGAATTTTAATAATGATGGAATTATTTAGACTACATTCAGGCGGAGGTGTCTTTGCTCATAAGTCATCTGGGATATTTTTGATCTGAGCAATGTCATGGCAGCCTACATGCTGTGGAAAATCGTGACTAACTGCAGTCGGTGAAGAAAACAGTTTTAGTCCCATAAAAATGCAGCCTGCTTATCTGTGATCTTTTTGCAtgtgtaaaacaggaagtgaaggtgTCCAGTCCAGATTAcccagagagacacagagaaagggtAATGGATGACTTCCTGAAAAGAATTGAGTGCTATAAGGTCACATACCAGCCACTGGATCCTGATGAATATGATAAGTAAGAAAAACCTGTTTGTTCTATAAAATTTACTTTTATACACCTCTtgtgaaagtgtatttttatttttgcctaaTGTATGTGCAGTGAGGGACAgtgtatattttataatatgtttCACTTTTATCTCCTTTCATGGTGATAGtctatttcctgttttaatttgtAGTATCAGAGTCAGCCACTAGGTGGTGGCAGTGCTGGGGGTTTGACTGTTTCTGCAAGGCCACATTTTTAACAACACTATCTGCCTGATGACATTAGATTTAGGAGCCGATTAAGTCTAAATAAAAACTACCACAAATCAGGACTGTTCAGATTAATTTCAGAGCCCAAAAGTTTGACTTTGAAAAGACTTTCTAGGGCCCTGTAAATAGACTGTATTGAATCTTTCTGAGCTCATACAAGTAATTGTGCACTACAGATGAGACGTCAGTAAAATAACAGTAGGTTCAAAAACAGTAAGAAGAATGTTACTTGCGAGTGTAGGTCTTTTTTAGGAATAGGTGTAGTATACATATCCGATAAACACCCAGTTATAATTAGTAAGGACACCCACCCCTCGGCGACAGTGTAGTAGAATGGGAATGACGTTGGTCACTAGAGGTGACCtagaggtcacaggtttgaatcccgggtaagacactgccgttgtacccttgagcaaggtgcttaacctgcattgcttcggtatacatccagctgtatacatggatgcagtgtaaatggtatgtaaaaagctgtgtctgctaaatgcctgtaatgtaatgtaatgtcctcaACAAAATAACATTCTCTTCTCGCCGTCAGGGACATGTCCTTCCTCAAACTGATTAACGTGGGCCAGAGGTTCCTGGTGAACCGCGTGCAGGACTACATCCAGAGCAAGATCGTGTACTACCTGATGAACATCCACGTGCACTCTCACTCCATCTACCTGTGTCGCCATGGCGAGAGCGAGCACAACCTGCAGAGCCGCATTGGCGGAGACTCTGAGCTGTCGCACCGCGGGAGACAGGTACGGCTCCCAGAGATcagcatgggtgtgtgtgtgtgcgtgtgtgtgtgtgtgtgtgtgtgtgcgtgtgtgtgtgtgtgtgcggtgcgtgcgtgcgtgcgtatgtgtgtgtgtgtgtgtgtgtgttgggagggCTCTCTTGGAGGCAAAAGCCCTCCCTCTTCCActtcctcttcatctctctctctcccccttggCTTACTGCAGTGGGCCGTAACTCATGTAATAAGGTGACACACTATACACCCTGTTCTAGAGAATGGGCTGCACCGTTAAGGGTTATTTACAGATGAGGACAAAGGAATGCTTAGCGCACCTTCGCTCTGTTACTATAAGAaactggtcatgtgaccgcgCTCAGGGTCATTACAAGGCAAGGACACGAAGATGAACACCAAACTCGAGGCTGTAATGAGGGTAtggcatttttaatatttaactcAGGCTATAAAAAGCTcgggggtgagtgggtgtgtcAGGAAGAGCGGATAATTTAgcttctctccccccacccctagtCTCTCCCCCTGATGtctatccttctctctctccttctctcttgccctctctctggGCCAGTTTGCGCATGCACTCCAGGGTTTTATAGAGGAGCAGAAGCTGCTGGACCTGAAGGTGTGGACCAGCCAGCTGAGGAGGACCATTCAGACGGCAGAGGAGCTGGGCGTGCCCTATGAGCAGTGGAAGATCCTCAACGAGATCGACGCTGTCAGTACCGACCCCTCACCTTTGACCCTCCCACCCTGACCTCTCACTCCTGTCGGTTCTGAGGAGCTGAGCGCGTGTGTACACACAAATCCATATTCATATGACTGCTTTGCAATTAAAGAAAGGGACTATTTACACATTGTTTGATATCAGAAGTATTCGTGCTAGAAGACTGTTTAAACTCAGCTCCAGGTTTGTCATTTATGGGTAGGTTAGGCTCCTGACTctaaatgtttttcttatagAAAAAGATTGGTATGTATTTTTGGTTGATTGTCgtaaacactgaacatttggcttgttgttgttgttgtgtgtgtgtgtgtgtgtgtgtgtgtgtgtgtgtgcgtgcgtgcgtgtgtgtgtgtgtctcagggtgTTTGCGAGGAGATGACCTACGAGATGATCCAGGACACATTCCCGGAGGAGTTTGCCTTGCGGGACCAGGACAAGTATCATTACCGCTACCCCGGGGGAGAGGTAGGCCCGATAATTTGGGACTCCAGGGTCTGGATCAGTgcttctcaaccctggtcctctggacccactgtgtatgctggtttatGCTCTGTACTGCAATGAGCTGCTTATTGTTCTTAATTTGACACTTAATTAGacgtttttttttggtctatTAAAGGACGAATTAGCCTCTTAAAGCCACAAATATGCCAGAAATAACTATGTAtgtccttaaaaataaaatgacccaTTTTCACATCCCAGGAAAAAGGAGATTGATCAAGAGATTGGCTatgacaaaaaccagcatatacaCTGGTTTCTCAGGTCCAGCGTTGAGATCATGGATACTCAAATACAGCCCTCAGATTTGGGCTCTattctcccaggtaattaactgaaataattagtgctactgattggccagactgtcttcacacccaactcccaggtaaagggagggtagAAGATCAGCAGTTCTCAGCCCTTGCGGATCACGATTTCTGTAACAGGGCTCTAGATGCTGCAGAGCACTGGGCCTGTGGCTCAGagtgtcccctctctctctccgtagtCCTACCAGgatgatttgagtaacagggctCTAGATACTGCAGAGCACTGGGCCTGTGGCTCAGagtgtcccctctctctcgccgtAGTCCTACCAGGACCTGGTGCAGCGGCTGGAGCCGGTGATCATGGAGCTGGAGAGGCAGGGCAACGTGCTGGTCATCTGCCACCAGGCTGTCATGCGCTGCCTGCTCGCCTACTTCCTGGACAAGAGCGCAGGTACAGCCATTACGTTACGCTGTGTaatgttacattgcattacatgttACACTGGGGAGGCTGTGTAGTGTaatggaactgggcttgtaacctaaaggttgcaggttcaattcccgggtaggacactgccgttgtacccttgagcagggtacttatGTGACATTACGTTACATAACATTGTATCCTGTAATGGCactttttataatgaaaaatttCCACAGGACACCATTAACCACTAAAGTGTTACagaatgtcacacacacacacacacacacgttcaatTGTGGTGGAATTTCAAATTTGCCACGGCACACCTGATAAACTCTAATGGCTGTCATGTGATGCCCTGTGCTTTTTATTGCTTTCAGATGACCTGCCGTACCTGAAGTGTCCCCTTCACACTGTCCTCAAGCTCTCACCAGTGGCATATGGTaagagccacacccacaccattaGGCTCAATGTCTTTGCGTTCTGAtcaaagtaatacatttttgattcatttcattattattattcttgtgtaaatatagtgtatttatctatctatcctCATATATGCTTGTTATATCTGGCCATACTTGTTTGCTGATAGATTTATCCATTGAATGTTGCCATTATACTCTTAAGAAAAGTAACATGAGGCTGTGTCTATTAAATACAATGATCTTTTTCACTGATCACACACAATTTTATTTCACCACCTTCCACAGGGTGTAAAGTGGAGATGTTCTACTTGAACGTGGAGGCAGTGAACACGCATCGCGATCGACCATTGGTAAGTTCATTCAGTCAATAGACTGTTTGATTCTGTCTTTATGCATTTGTGAAACAGGTCAATAAGATTCATACTGACAACTAAAAGAAGCTGGTAAAAAGGAGCTTGGACACCCCATGTTGTTCAATGTACAGGACTGTACCGTGAAGTTATGATTCTAACAAGCATCTGCTCTGATGGTGTTGACCAAGTAGACCTCAGTAGAACAGTTAACCCAGTGAGTATATTTAGTTTAACGAACACGCATTCTTTAAGAGGTCATTACAAAAGCGGCCTCTTTTCCCAGGttcttattttcaaatgtgtttttcctttttccaaatgttttaGGATTTTACCATCCTCAGTGAAATAGTGTTACATGCTGTAGTGGTCTTATATACCCAAATAAACAGCATCGCCACAGATGTCCAGGCTACTTAGAGGAACTACCAATCAGACCCTCTACTTTCATATAAGCTATTTAGTACTTAACTTATGGCACCAAAGCCAAAAAGTAAtttggcattttaaataaaattagattGTACCCTTATCTCTGccctttggtttaaaaaaaatagaggtTTGTAGAGCTAAAGAATTCAGGAACTACTAGCTACATACAAATGTGGCTAACATATTCAGCCTCTTAGTCATATCTTCATTAATGAAATGATGTTGTGTGCTATGGGCAGTCTTATATACCCAAATCTACAGCATCACCACAGGTGTAGAAGCTAATTAGGGAGGAACTGCTAATCCGAGCCTTTAATTTAAGGTAGCCAATTAATCAGTACTTAATTTGTGGCAGCAAAACACTaatagacattttaaaatagaaatggaTTACACTCTTATTTAtcccattttgtttaaaaacatagGTGTTGCAGAATTAAGAAACTACATTCAGGATTGATCTGCATTCAACATTTCAGTTAAGATGAGGGCAACATATTCAAACATCAGGAAACTGCCCTCCTTCAGTGAAAGGGTGTTATAAGTTACATGCCCAAAGCTCCAGTATCACCGCAGGTGCACAAGCCAATTAGAAAGGAATTACCAATCAGTGTTCTCAGGTAGACTGCTTTCAGGTGGATTACTAAGGAGTACTCAACGCATGGCAATTTTTAAACAGGAGTGGTGGGTTTCCTGCTCAACACAAACAGAATGGAAACCGTAGCAGTGCAGTTTTTGTGGTGAATAATTCGAcccatgtttgtgtgcatgtgcatgtttgtgcacagTTTAGTTCACCACATATTTCAGAACAAACTGGTTCCTGCTTTTCACAcgtggaaaatccaggtccagAAAGTAAAATTCCCCAGTATTtagttccaatcacctggatttgctaattagcacaggaggtagaactaatcagtgtaatcagctggctgagtccatggatggaagaaagacatggcaggacttttaccttCTGATCCCcagactttccacctctgctggttttccttgtgtccctgtgattttgtttgtgaGATGATGACTTAGGAAACACATTAGCCAAAGCACCGAAGGAGTCTCTTGATgactcatttgtgtgtgtggtctgttgtgttgttgggtgtttgtgtgttgtttgttgttgttgttgttgttgtttaacaCCACTCTGTTTATTCCCTTCCATGTTGATTCATCTAATGAATCAGTGTTGTATATCTAATGAATCAGTGTTGTATATCTGATGAATCAGTGCCATGTATCAAGCCCCTCCATGTCCCAGTAGCCTGCCTTGTCTCTTACATCCTCAGTCCCTGTACTGAATGTGTCCTGTCTAGGGTGACTATGAGCATAGACAAATtcgatcccccccccgcccccccgcccatcC is a window of Anguilla anguilla isolate fAngAng1 chromosome 13, fAngAng1.pri, whole genome shotgun sequence DNA encoding:
- the LOC118211758 gene encoding 6-phosphofructo-2-kinase/fructose-2,6-bisphosphatase 2-like isoform X1, whose protein sequence is MAEPALLVQNCRTAAVDTGPPRETALMNPAENKKMEPRINEKKCSWASYMTNSPTVIVMIGLPARGKTYMSKKLTRYLNWIGVPTKVFNLGVYRREAVKSYKSYDFFRHDNAEAMKIRKQCALVALQDVKLYLNEEGGQIAVFDATNTTRERRDLILDFAKENAYKVFFVESVCDDPEVIAANILEVKVSSPDYPERHRERVMDDFLKRIECYKVTYQPLDPDEYDKDMSFLKLINVGQRFLVNRVQDYIQSKIVYYLMNIHVHSHSIYLCRHGESEHNLQSRIGGDSELSHRGRQFAHALQGFIEEQKLLDLKVWTSQLRRTIQTAEELGVPYEQWKILNEIDAGVCEEMTYEMIQDTFPEEFALRDQDKYHYRYPGGESYQDLVQRLEPVIMELERQGNVLVICHQAVMRCLLAYFLDKSADDLPYLKCPLHTVLKLSPVAYGCKVEMFYLNVEAVNTHRDRPLNKPRDDSAPVLLRRNSYTPLSSHDQFKRPRLYSAGNWLPRAPSPSDLLFPEGPEGALLQHSQPHIGSGCLNPCVKESTVTAQKMLLTTSAFE
- the dusp29 gene encoding dual specificity phosphatase DUPD1; the protein is MASSQSSKASDRRNVSTAMAEDEEDAYSTPSACELERLLCRGGVAYTRVNEVWPNVYIGDEMTARKRFQLQTMGVTHVLNAAEGTLNSVDTGPAYYQDVNIEYYGVEADDVPTFDLSPFFYPAAEYIHDVLSRPENKLLVHCVMGRSRSATLFLAYLMIYHHMTLVEAIEQVKRRRRIIPNWGFLKQLRQLDGQLQEQRQSSSNEDSGDMPKD
- the LOC118211758 gene encoding 6-phosphofructo-2-kinase/fructose-2,6-bisphosphatase 2-like isoform X2 encodes the protein MAEPALLVQNCRTAAVDTGPPRETALMNPAENKKMEPRINEKKCSWASYMTNSPTVIVMIGLPARGKTYMSKKLTRYLNWIGVPTKVFNLGVYRREAVKSYKSYDFFRHDNAEAMKIRKQCALVALQDVKLYLNEEGGQIAVFDATNTTRERRDLILDFAKENAYKVFFVESVCDDPEVIAANILEVKVSSPDYPERHRERVMDDFLKRIECYKVTYQPLDPDEYDKDMSFLKLINVGQRFLVNRVQDYIQSKIVYYLMNIHVHSHSIYLCRHGESEHNLQSRIGGDSELSHRGRQFAHALQGFIEEQKLLDLKVWTSQLRRTIQTAEELGVPYEQWKILNEIDAGVCEEMTYEMIQDTFPEEFALRDQDKYHYRYPGGESYQDLVQRLEPVIMELERQGNVLVICHQAVMRCLLAYFLDKSADDLPYLKCPLHTVLKLSPVAYGCKVEMFYLNVEAVNTHRDRPLNKPRDDSAPVLLRRNSYTPLSSHDQFKRPRLYSAGNWLPRAPSPSDLLFPEGPEGALLQHSQESLCEGIDCDSPEDAADNVCF